One segment of Phycisphaerales bacterium DNA contains the following:
- a CDS encoding alkaline phosphatase D family protein — protein MKIPSSTALLFLIAFFTYSSSADELKDTWSTAPNRIWIGPGYHTNRLQDWQIVDGRLECHETHNRLPVRTCHILTHSIDSTPNAFELKVDTGPIDAEAPNAENAFSGFLIGAGNDKIDYRLTALVHHAPAPDGGTLAVVDHRGQVSLRDNTQSLGSKSQWSISSPVSLDDLPLLEDQECSQADNTHPNDVGPHQFQLILTAEPRGAAYDITLIATDLNTNRELSRCRAKNVPAHMIDGSIALVSHHGPKGSKKGHWFSGLHGQGPAIVTHQHRHFGPVLCSLYTLEHGILRMTAQMPPLGKHDSKTVALQFQDNKNKDILWVEVDQATIDPDSRTATFEVQGVDMTQAHPYRLVYNLVDTDGHSVQHVYEGTIAAEPSADQPIVMAALTCHKTYTGGLKWNPDGLWFPHQDIVAGVESCDPDLLYFSGDQIYEGDLTPSGQKSEDAFILDYLYKWSHWCWAFGDLARSRPCITIPDDHDVYHGNLWGAGGRQAKATPGMTAQDSGGYRRTARFVNAVHRTQTSHLPESVAREPAAQDISVYFTDLNYGGLSMAILDDRQFKESPAIAVPDGKVKNGWFQAEGFNPRTQADDPSIPLLGSDQEAFLDRWARNWSGDTWMKVTLSQTPFACAQTLPPKKGGGSQPGLTIFEPGQYPKNDQPCADGDSNGWPASGRNRALRAMRPAYPFHICGDQHLGLALQYGIDEPRDAGYCFSTPAIANTWPRRWMPQTAGHNRAPNAPRYTGDFVDGFGNHMTVLAASNPRKTGEVPVALHDRVPGYGVVTFDPSSRQISMIAWPRWATPDHPNRKPYEGWPITFSQFDNNGSSWVYKLPPISTVNAIRPSLQVTDIQSNDLIASLRLPEDPLSIRVPGPGPYRVLIEDQTGRQAEITVLEGLKIDTPQNTLTIDFETDSETGQEAAPLSQP, from the coding sequence ATGAAGATACCAAGCTCGACTGCACTCCTTTTCTTGATCGCTTTTTTTACGTATTCAAGTTCAGCTGATGAACTGAAAGATACTTGGTCGACAGCACCTAATCGCATCTGGATTGGGCCCGGGTATCACACCAACAGACTACAGGACTGGCAAATTGTAGATGGCCGGCTTGAGTGTCATGAAACTCATAATCGATTACCGGTTCGAACATGTCATATCTTGACACATTCGATTGACTCGACCCCGAATGCTTTTGAACTCAAAGTTGATACTGGCCCAATCGATGCCGAAGCACCAAATGCTGAAAATGCCTTCAGTGGATTTTTAATAGGCGCGGGCAACGACAAAATCGACTATCGACTGACTGCATTGGTCCATCACGCGCCTGCGCCTGATGGGGGCACATTAGCCGTTGTTGATCATCGAGGACAAGTTTCTCTACGTGACAATACCCAATCATTGGGTAGCAAGAGTCAGTGGTCAATTTCAAGCCCCGTCTCTCTAGACGACCTTCCATTGCTAGAAGATCAAGAGTGCAGTCAAGCAGATAACACACATCCAAATGATGTCGGCCCTCACCAATTTCAACTCATTCTCACTGCAGAGCCTCGCGGGGCAGCATACGACATCACACTGATTGCGACGGATCTTAATACCAATCGAGAGCTGAGTCGGTGTCGCGCGAAGAATGTACCTGCTCATATGATCGATGGTTCTATTGCGTTGGTCTCCCATCACGGGCCAAAGGGATCTAAGAAAGGACACTGGTTTTCTGGACTGCATGGCCAGGGACCAGCGATTGTCACGCATCAACACCGACACTTCGGTCCTGTTCTGTGCAGCCTGTACACACTTGAGCATGGAATACTTCGGATGACTGCACAGATGCCACCACTGGGAAAGCACGATTCCAAAACGGTTGCATTGCAATTCCAAGACAATAAAAACAAAGACATCCTCTGGGTGGAAGTAGATCAGGCCACGATTGATCCAGATTCTCGAACAGCGACTTTTGAAGTCCAGGGCGTCGATATGACACAGGCTCATCCCTATCGACTCGTCTATAACTTAGTTGATACGGATGGACATTCTGTGCAACATGTTTATGAAGGAACGATCGCTGCAGAACCATCTGCTGATCAACCAATTGTGATGGCAGCCCTGACTTGCCATAAGACATACACTGGTGGATTAAAGTGGAATCCAGATGGACTTTGGTTTCCGCATCAAGACATTGTGGCGGGCGTAGAATCATGTGATCCTGATTTACTGTATTTCAGTGGTGATCAGATCTACGAAGGTGACCTCACCCCATCGGGCCAGAAGTCAGAAGACGCTTTCATTCTAGACTACCTCTATAAGTGGTCGCACTGGTGTTGGGCTTTTGGTGATCTTGCTCGCAGTCGACCATGTATTACGATTCCTGATGATCATGATGTTTATCATGGAAATCTCTGGGGTGCTGGTGGTCGTCAAGCCAAAGCAACGCCCGGCATGACCGCCCAAGATAGTGGCGGTTATCGAAGAACAGCTCGTTTCGTTAATGCAGTTCATCGAACCCAGACCAGCCATCTGCCTGAATCTGTTGCAAGAGAACCTGCAGCGCAGGACATTTCTGTCTACTTCACAGACTTAAATTATGGCGGCCTCAGTATGGCGATCCTGGATGACCGTCAATTCAAGGAATCACCCGCGATTGCAGTACCCGACGGCAAAGTCAAGAATGGTTGGTTTCAAGCCGAGGGCTTTAACCCTCGCACGCAAGCCGATGATCCATCCATCCCGCTGCTTGGCTCAGATCAGGAGGCATTCCTTGATCGATGGGCCCGCAACTGGTCAGGAGATACTTGGATGAAGGTCACACTTTCTCAAACACCCTTTGCATGTGCTCAAACACTCCCACCCAAAAAAGGTGGTGGCTCACAACCAGGTCTCACCATTTTCGAACCAGGTCAATACCCAAAAAATGATCAGCCTTGTGCTGATGGTGATTCAAATGGTTGGCCCGCATCCGGTCGTAACCGTGCCTTGCGCGCCATGCGTCCAGCATATCCTTTTCATATCTGTGGTGATCAACATCTAGGTTTAGCGCTTCAATATGGAATTGATGAACCACGCGATGCAGGCTATTGCTTCTCAACACCTGCGATTGCCAACACATGGCCGCGAAGGTGGATGCCTCAAACTGCCGGTCACAACAGGGCGCCCAACGCGCCTCGATATACCGGTGACTTTGTTGATGGATTTGGGAACCACATGACTGTGCTCGCAGCATCAAACCCTCGAAAAACTGGGGAAGTACCAGTGGCACTACATGACCGGGTACCTGGCTATGGTGTTGTGACGTTTGACCCGTCTTCCAGACAGATCTCTATGATCGCTTGGCCCAGATGGGCAACACCCGACCATCCAAATCGAAAGCCTTACGAAGGATGGCCAATTACTTTCAGTCAATTTGATAACAACGGTTCTTCATGGGTCTACAAATTGCCACCAATCAGTACTGTTAATGCCATACGCCCCAGTCTTCAGGTCACTGATATTCAGAGTAACGATCTCATTGCGTCGCTTCGCTTGCCAGAGGATCCTCTTTCAATTCGCGTCCCCGGCCCCGGGCCCTATCGCGTCCTTATTGAAGATCAGACAGGGCGACAAGCCGAGATAACAGTGCTTGAAGGCCTTAAGATCGATACGCCTCAAAATACGCTCACAATTGATTTTGAAACCGACTCCGAAACAGGCCAAGAAGCAGCACCATTGTCACAACCGTGA
- a CDS encoding c-type cytochrome produces MVKSCTVLVVFLISDGLSWADQSRGLVDLQLPPGFVAEHLARAEPEQGSWACLTFDHQGRLLLSAQNGPLMRGTLSKKNASAIRIEPLSIPFSGAQGLLDIDGVLWLNVAQMPDNNGGLWRLVDTDQDDYYDAATRMVRWGNNSEHGPHGLVLGPDGWIWAVNGNYTGAPGNLLDSSAYRNYQHDMLDQIPDPGGHAVGIKEPAGVVYRVSSDGKQIEMVAGGMRNPYDIAFNDKGDLFTYDADMEWDSGTPWYRAPRILHVVSGGEYGWRSGSAKWPENVLDMVPPVVETDVSSPTGIAFGYETNFPEPWRSALFVGDWAYGRILAVEMNQEGATYTGKWRTFMAGRPLNVTDIAVGPDGALYLVTGGRGTRSDLYRVSYRGDSGVGEVEPVVQTDLSATMQRRQLEQLHRQADPRQLEFIWASLDHSDRSVRYAARVAIERLDPTLWAAKINDDVSIDRRLSSLLALVRIGEHQRDIETVLSQLAQISNEQLTTHQRMGLFRTLQVLLSRWPIESDSDRRLILSMIDGSYESSDTRVVFLALDIGVTLEDEKVVGQLLRVLRLSVSQEDQIHAATMLRRVRHGWTEEQRALYFNWLAQARSFDGGRSFGGFLDVIERDARSGLTEAQRADLAEASLNKSMRQISTTPPPPMVRAWIYDELVEHLDRVYDTDRDIRHGEQLFQRAQCLSCHRMNGQGGRQGPDLTGVGGRFSARDILRAIIEPSDMVSDQYRQVTLWLSDGTGVTGRVVGGDTTVVEIDVDPYGNQRERVNRSDIVEREMVPTSSMPSGLVNQLTRKEILDLMAFLLSAGSYDEVGTQND; encoded by the coding sequence ATGGTCAAGTCTTGCACCGTCCTAGTGGTGTTTTTGATCAGTGATGGCTTGAGTTGGGCTGACCAGAGTCGAGGCCTGGTGGATCTCCAGCTACCGCCTGGTTTTGTGGCGGAGCATCTTGCCAGAGCTGAGCCCGAGCAAGGATCTTGGGCTTGTTTGACCTTTGACCATCAGGGACGACTGTTACTGTCGGCCCAAAATGGGCCCCTCATGCGCGGCACGCTCTCAAAAAAAAATGCGAGTGCAATCAGAATAGAGCCCCTCTCAATACCGTTCTCTGGCGCTCAAGGGCTCTTAGATATTGACGGCGTGCTTTGGCTGAATGTGGCACAGATGCCAGACAACAATGGCGGACTTTGGCGTTTAGTCGATACAGATCAGGACGACTATTACGATGCAGCAACGAGAATGGTGCGTTGGGGTAACAACTCTGAACATGGCCCCCATGGTCTGGTTCTTGGTCCTGATGGTTGGATCTGGGCGGTGAATGGAAATTACACCGGCGCACCTGGCAACTTGCTGGACAGTTCGGCCTATCGAAATTACCAACACGACATGCTTGATCAGATTCCAGACCCTGGAGGCCATGCCGTAGGCATCAAGGAGCCAGCTGGTGTGGTCTATCGTGTTTCAAGCGATGGCAAGCAGATAGAGATGGTGGCCGGTGGTATGCGTAACCCTTATGACATTGCATTTAATGATAAGGGTGATCTGTTTACCTATGACGCTGACATGGAGTGGGATTCGGGTACGCCTTGGTATCGAGCGCCACGAATTTTGCATGTTGTTTCAGGTGGCGAGTATGGATGGCGATCCGGGAGTGCGAAGTGGCCAGAGAACGTTTTGGATATGGTGCCGCCCGTTGTTGAAACAGACGTTTCCTCTCCAACTGGAATTGCCTTTGGGTACGAAACAAACTTTCCTGAGCCATGGCGATCAGCGCTCTTTGTTGGTGATTGGGCATACGGCCGTATCTTGGCTGTTGAGATGAACCAAGAGGGTGCTACTTACACTGGGAAGTGGCGAACCTTTATGGCGGGAAGGCCCCTTAACGTGACAGACATTGCCGTGGGGCCGGATGGAGCCTTGTATCTTGTCACTGGGGGGCGTGGCACGCGTAGTGATCTTTATCGCGTTTCTTACAGAGGTGATTCAGGTGTTGGAGAGGTTGAGCCAGTGGTTCAGACCGATCTTTCAGCCACGATGCAGCGCCGCCAGTTGGAGCAGCTCCATCGTCAGGCTGATCCTCGTCAATTGGAGTTTATATGGGCATCACTCGATCATTCTGATCGCTCTGTTCGCTATGCAGCCCGCGTAGCGATAGAGCGACTAGACCCGACATTATGGGCGGCCAAAATAAATGATGATGTGTCTATCGATCGTCGCCTCTCTTCGCTACTTGCACTTGTGCGCATTGGTGAACATCAGCGAGACATTGAAACCGTGCTTTCTCAATTGGCGCAGATTTCGAATGAGCAACTTACCACGCATCAGCGAATGGGACTCTTTCGCACGCTTCAGGTTTTACTTAGTCGCTGGCCAATTGAATCTGACAGTGATCGAAGATTAATTTTGTCAATGATTGATGGTTCATACGAAAGCAGCGACACACGGGTCGTGTTCTTAGCGCTCGACATTGGTGTCACACTTGAAGATGAAAAAGTTGTTGGACAGCTGCTGCGCGTACTTCGTCTGTCGGTGTCACAAGAGGACCAGATTCATGCTGCAACCATGCTACGCCGCGTACGCCATGGCTGGACGGAAGAGCAGCGTGCGCTCTATTTCAATTGGCTGGCTCAAGCTCGTTCTTTTGATGGTGGTAGGAGTTTTGGTGGTTTCTTAGATGTGATAGAAAGAGATGCTCGCAGTGGTTTGACAGAGGCGCAACGAGCCGACCTTGCGGAAGCCAGCTTAAACAAATCGATGAGGCAGATCTCAACCACGCCACCTCCACCAATGGTTCGAGCTTGGATTTATGATGAGCTGGTGGAGCACCTCGACCGTGTTTATGACACGGATCGTGATATCAGGCATGGTGAACAGCTCTTTCAGCGGGCTCAGTGCTTATCTTGTCATCGGATGAATGGGCAAGGGGGGCGGCAGGGTCCAGATCTGACTGGTGTGGGGGGTCGGTTTTCTGCCCGAGATATCCTTCGTGCGATCATTGAGCCATCAGATATGGTGAGCGATCAATATCGTCAGGTCACACTGTGGTTGAGTGATGGAACGGGTGTCACTGGTAGGGTGGTAGGCGGTGATACGACTGTTGTCGAAATTGACGTCGATCCATATGGAAATCAGCGAGAGCGTGTTAATCGTTCTGACATTGTCGAAAGAGAGATGGTTCCGACCTCCAGTATGCCGTCAGGCCTGGTCAATCAATTGACCCGAAAGGAGATTCTGGATCTCATGGCATTTCTTCTCAGTGCTGGTAGCTATGATGAAGTAGGGACACAAAATGACTGA
- a CDS encoding DNA recombination protein RmuC — protein sequence MTDAILILVAIGLGINVVLVILLLRRVSNDTKEQSAVDLDGAFADIKQEVERSRGDALKVAQGLREEVSGSLGKVNQTLIDAIFRLTESVEKRMQVLQVDNQRQLERIRVTVDEKLQGTLEKRLGENFKIVADRLETVHRGLGEMRELATDVGDLKRVLTNVKARGMWGELQVESLLEQVLTPDQYEKNVETVPASNRRVEFAVKFPGSDQGSIPHVWLPIDSKFPREDYERLLAAEEQADPEAVASARASLLQSIYREAKSIREKYVSPPYTTDVAILFLPTEGLFAEVLREGQTIERLQREQRVVVAGPTTLSALLTSLRMGFRTLAIEKRSGEVWELLGTVKSEFGKFGDILDRVKRQLDTATRSIEESGVRSRAIERKLRDVSELPASSAGDKSQMPEIQKDLKEFLDVPASGND from the coding sequence ATGACTGACGCGATCTTGATTCTCGTGGCCATTGGATTAGGCATCAATGTGGTGCTGGTGATTCTGCTTCTTCGCCGTGTGAGCAATGATACGAAAGAGCAGTCAGCGGTTGATCTTGATGGCGCATTCGCAGATATCAAGCAAGAGGTCGAACGATCTCGTGGTGACGCTCTTAAAGTAGCGCAGGGGCTACGTGAAGAAGTTTCTGGATCGCTTGGCAAGGTTAATCAGACCCTGATTGATGCAATATTTCGACTCACTGAGAGTGTTGAAAAGAGAATGCAAGTTCTCCAAGTAGATAATCAACGGCAATTAGAACGCATACGTGTTACGGTCGATGAGAAGCTACAAGGCACGCTTGAAAAGCGACTCGGTGAAAATTTTAAAATTGTCGCTGATCGATTAGAGACCGTGCATCGAGGGCTTGGCGAAATGCGTGAGCTCGCGACCGATGTTGGTGATCTAAAGCGGGTACTAACGAACGTAAAAGCTCGGGGTATGTGGGGTGAGCTTCAAGTGGAAAGCCTGCTTGAACAAGTCCTTACGCCAGATCAATACGAGAAGAATGTCGAGACTGTGCCAGCTTCCAATCGCCGCGTTGAATTTGCAGTTAAATTTCCAGGAAGTGACCAAGGATCAATCCCACATGTGTGGTTACCAATCGACTCTAAATTTCCGCGTGAAGATTATGAGCGGCTCTTAGCGGCTGAAGAGCAGGCTGATCCAGAAGCAGTGGCTTCAGCGCGAGCGTCGCTCTTGCAGTCAATTTATCGCGAAGCAAAGTCAATTCGCGAGAAGTATGTGTCACCACCGTACACCACGGATGTTGCCATACTGTTTTTACCTACCGAAGGTTTGTTTGCAGAAGTGCTTCGTGAAGGTCAAACGATTGAGCGGCTTCAGCGTGAACAACGAGTTGTCGTGGCTGGACCAACAACTTTGTCAGCTCTATTAACGAGCCTTCGTATGGGTTTTCGTACACTTGCAATTGAAAAGAGATCGGGCGAAGTTTGGGAGCTGCTCGGTACAGTGAAGTCAGAATTTGGGAAATTCGGTGATATACTTGATCGCGTTAAACGCCAACTTGATACTGCAACGCGAAGTATTGAAGAGTCTGGCGTTCGTTCAAGGGCTATTGAACGAAAGCTTCGAGATGTGAGTGAACTGCCCGCGTCTTCTGCTGGTGATAAATCGCAAATGCCTGAAATTCAGAAAGATCTCAAAGAATTTCTTGATGTGCCTGCTTCGGGGAACGATTAG
- a CDS encoding DUF1579 family protein encodes MSVRNARGSFWTVSAVVFLAIIAATSGCNKKITYGAGLPENFSSAQLLTHNQMAYAKPNGDLKQMQKLTGYWTWEQIFWAFPGSQPIKLNGICESEWQLGKRYVKFDFKYINENGDTEDGYIFIGHDQMLNKYSFYEIFSTLTSPIIGTGEWDEEKQLFTWVIKFLNPLSREKTLLKRTIKINENGNLTWNIWRQDINSKMVRYQQTTLKSVSKDEMNKAFNSSSSNAVQPIPELPKPTPVDGNGPG; translated from the coding sequence ATGAGTGTTCGAAATGCACGCGGTAGTTTTTGGACTGTTTCTGCCGTCGTCTTCTTGGCGATTATTGCAGCAACATCTGGCTGCAATAAAAAAATCACCTATGGTGCGGGATTGCCAGAAAACTTTTCTTCTGCACAGTTGCTCACACATAATCAGATGGCTTATGCGAAGCCGAATGGTGATCTCAAACAAATGCAAAAGTTGACTGGATACTGGACCTGGGAGCAAATTTTCTGGGCATTTCCTGGAAGCCAACCAATAAAACTTAACGGCATTTGTGAAAGCGAGTGGCAACTAGGCAAGCGGTATGTAAAATTTGATTTTAAATACATCAATGAAAATGGCGACACAGAGGATGGCTATATTTTCATTGGTCATGACCAGATGTTAAATAAATACAGCTTCTACGAGATCTTCAGCACGCTGACATCACCGATTATTGGGACTGGAGAATGGGACGAAGAAAAACAACTCTTCACATGGGTTATTAAATTCTTAAACCCGCTCAGTCGCGAAAAAACTTTGCTGAAACGCACGATAAAAATTAATGAGAATGGCAATCTCACCTGGAATATCTGGCGCCAAGACATCAATTCCAAAATGGTTCGCTACCAACAAACCACCCTAAAATCTGTGAGCAAGGATGAGATGAACAAGGCGTTTAACAGCAGCTCATCTAATGCGGTTCAACCCATTCCAGAGTTACCAAAGCCAACTCCAGTAGATGGCAATGGGCCAGGCTAA
- a CDS encoding MltA domain-containing protein, which produces MLLILGGTVSCQHRQQYPVDLSACLKPIDDPMHLKPLLESAFVAAGPQIFVSIQRTLTWTGSDLASDHLSLDSSMIGAAATRQGLMEMRRALNESTSASSFADFVLEHFSIFQAIGNDGAGEVLFTAYFAPSYAASHKQGQQYQWPLYSEPSGSVDVTKLSRRELQHSGVLDGYEIAWLANELDAYLVHVNGSAELTMTDGSVMCVGHVRTNEFPYMSIGKRLIAEGYVSADKMSMQAIRRLHNKNPKAVSDMMVQNDRFVFFESIPSADFPRSALGIALTPEASFATDRSCFPPGGLGLISTTMPSSEGCLESFIRIMVDQDTGGAIQGPGRADIYLGIGAEAGARAGLQKSNGTLYYLLPKSVSQ; this is translated from the coding sequence ATGCTGCTGATACTAGGCGGCACAGTAAGCTGCCAACATCGCCAGCAGTATCCCGTTGATTTATCTGCGTGCTTGAAGCCAATTGATGATCCTATGCATTTGAAGCCACTCTTAGAGAGCGCTTTTGTTGCTGCTGGGCCACAAATATTTGTGTCTATTCAGCGCACGCTTACATGGACGGGGTCAGATTTGGCGAGTGACCATTTGTCTCTTGATTCGTCGATGATTGGTGCGGCGGCCACCCGACAAGGACTGATGGAAATGAGGCGTGCACTTAATGAATCGACGAGTGCATCCAGCTTTGCTGATTTCGTTCTCGAGCATTTCTCAATTTTTCAGGCCATTGGTAATGATGGTGCAGGTGAAGTTCTCTTTACCGCATATTTTGCACCCTCATATGCTGCGAGTCATAAGCAGGGCCAGCAGTATCAATGGCCCTTGTATAGCGAGCCATCAGGGAGTGTAGATGTAACAAAATTATCTCGGCGGGAGCTACAGCATTCTGGCGTATTGGACGGATATGAAATTGCCTGGCTTGCAAATGAATTAGATGCTTATCTTGTTCATGTCAATGGTTCAGCTGAACTTACTATGACTGATGGATCGGTCATGTGTGTGGGACATGTCCGCACCAATGAGTTTCCATATATGAGTATCGGTAAGAGACTCATTGCAGAGGGTTATGTATCGGCTGATAAAATGAGCATGCAGGCAATAAGACGCCTACATAACAAAAACCCCAAGGCTGTTTCAGATATGATGGTGCAGAATGATCGGTTTGTTTTCTTTGAAAGTATTCCATCCGCAGATTTCCCTCGCTCTGCTCTGGGGATCGCATTGACTCCGGAGGCCTCGTTTGCAACGGATCGCTCGTGCTTCCCTCCTGGCGGTTTGGGGCTGATTTCCACGACCATGCCCTCGTCTGAGGGGTGTCTGGAGTCATTTATTCGCATTATGGTTGACCAAGACACTGGTGGTGCGATTCAAGGGCCTGGTCGAGCGGATATCTATCTTGGGATTGGGGCAGAAGCTGGAGCTCGAGCTGGTCTTCAAAAATCGAATGGGACTCTTTACTACCTCCTGCCTAAATCGGTGAGTCAATGA
- a CDS encoding DUF1080 domain-containing protein — MHRFLFRVTIWFACTGLLTVPVNGFFQDSAEPAEPATDPLVVPPAPAAEEELASEQVSKTEATGETSKSDDPNSMSIQTEEVPIGFDSLFNGKNLDGWFMSFDGFHRANNLKHVSYEEARAKALDEMSSVWKVSDGTIENLKMGGNLVSERDFENFECYIDWKMTGDGNSGVYLRGMPQVQIWNDPIGSGGLSNNKDLFRNPMVNRDKPPGQWNRLHILMYGNVVTVVNNGGLVVNQGAMENYWNRSAQPANQGPIELQNSEGNIAFRNIFIRSVTDENVIDREVVLQTGRKVTVEEGGFSLNKVLIPVKNLKAGKLVLEGIYNEPITAYIEASEGKSSGETAAEKPVVLLEVVSVGNKIIISIPESMQKREDLVVNLQILGILAQLPAEKLTNDSAEK; from the coding sequence ATGCATCGTTTTCTATTCCGAGTGACGATCTGGTTTGCATGTACTGGCTTGCTCACAGTGCCCGTTAATGGTTTTTTTCAGGATTCAGCTGAGCCAGCTGAGCCAGCTACTGATCCACTGGTGGTGCCACCCGCTCCAGCTGCTGAAGAGGAATTGGCTTCTGAGCAAGTTTCAAAAACAGAAGCCACAGGGGAGACCTCAAAATCTGATGACCCGAATTCTATGTCCATACAAACAGAAGAGGTGCCAATAGGATTTGACTCTCTATTTAATGGCAAGAATCTAGACGGATGGTTTATGAGCTTCGATGGGTTCCATCGTGCGAATAATTTAAAGCACGTAAGTTACGAAGAAGCGCGGGCAAAAGCTCTGGATGAAATGAGTTCTGTTTGGAAAGTAAGTGACGGGACTATTGAAAATCTAAAAATGGGCGGCAATTTGGTTAGCGAGAGAGATTTTGAAAATTTCGAGTGCTACATCGATTGGAAGATGACTGGTGATGGTAATAGTGGTGTCTACCTGAGAGGCATGCCACAGGTTCAAATTTGGAATGACCCCATCGGATCTGGTGGCTTATCCAATAATAAGGACTTGTTTCGTAATCCAATGGTCAATCGTGACAAGCCACCTGGTCAGTGGAATCGTTTGCACATTCTGATGTACGGTAACGTTGTGACAGTTGTTAATAATGGCGGTTTGGTTGTCAACCAGGGCGCCATGGAGAATTACTGGAACCGCAGCGCCCAGCCTGCGAATCAAGGGCCCATTGAGTTACAGAACTCTGAGGGCAACATTGCGTTCAGAAACATCTTCATTCGAAGTGTTACAGACGAGAATGTAATTGATAGAGAGGTTGTATTACAGACCGGTCGGAAAGTCACAGTTGAGGAGGGTGGTTTCTCATTAAATAAGGTTCTAATTCCAGTTAAGAATCTGAAGGCTGGAAAGCTGGTTCTTGAGGGCATCTACAATGAGCCGATCACAGCTTACATTGAAGCAAGCGAAGGAAAATCGTCGGGTGAGACGGCTGCTGAAAAACCGGTCGTTTTATTAGAAGTGGTTTCTGTCGGTAACAAGATTATTATTAGCATTCCAGAGTCAATGCAAAAGCGAGAAGATTTGGTCGTTAATCTACAGATTTTGGGGATATTAGCTCAGTTGCCGGCAGAGAAATTAACAAATGATTCAGCCGAAAAATGA
- a CDS encoding 4Fe-4S dicluster domain-containing protein encodes MQYGFVIDQDACIGCHACTVACKSENEVPVGKFRTSVKYVESGVFPDVKRNFLVQRCNHCSDAPCVTICPVNALEKRPDGIVDVDRDACIGCRACMQACPYDAIYLNEDKGAVEKCHFCAHRVEVGLEPACAVVCPVNAIIAGDMSDPNSAPGQVLSQHETVVRRPEQETGPNVHYKGADPLALYPGRVERPPMYMWSDRPPAKADQWPSSVPLEPDARVVLDVGHEVTWGWPVAAYLVTKGLGAGAGMVAPFLGMMGVVGFTQQWLPEIVGLVFTILTLGLLVEDLARPWRVYRMLTRPNWSSWLVKGGVVLSAYVALLVASLVLRLVDMEQAADVIRWLNLPVAFCAAGYTALLFRQCKGRDLWEGRWLLPHLLFQAGLCGAVILLAFSDNSWLVVITIVCAIGHLFFALIEGFGSHPTENAKQAAGFLVSLSIGPFKLFRDGLLLCVIGGVLLSIFLPVVAWIPVLLGLLMYEHTYIRAGQMPPLS; translated from the coding sequence ATGCAATACGGCTTCGTAATCGATCAAGATGCATGCATTGGCTGTCACGCCTGTACGGTTGCATGTAAATCTGAGAACGAGGTTCCGGTTGGCAAGTTTCGTACATCGGTAAAGTACGTTGAATCGGGCGTGTTTCCTGATGTGAAGCGGAACTTTCTAGTACAGCGATGTAATCACTGTTCAGATGCGCCGTGTGTCACCATTTGTCCTGTCAATGCATTGGAAAAAAGGCCAGATGGAATTGTTGATGTTGATCGAGATGCATGCATTGGCTGCCGAGCTTGTATGCAGGCTTGTCCCTACGACGCTATTTACCTAAATGAAGATAAGGGCGCGGTTGAGAAGTGTCACTTCTGTGCACATCGCGTTGAAGTTGGCCTTGAGCCAGCATGTGCCGTTGTGTGCCCTGTCAATGCAATCATTGCTGGAGATATGAGCGATCCAAATTCGGCGCCCGGTCAAGTGCTCAGTCAGCATGAGACAGTGGTTCGCCGTCCGGAGCAAGAGACGGGTCCGAACGTGCATTACAAGGGCGCCGATCCCCTGGCGCTCTATCCTGGCCGTGTTGAGCGACCGCCAATGTATATGTGGAGTGATCGGCCGCCTGCGAAGGCTGATCAGTGGCCTTCGTCTGTACCCTTAGAACCAGATGCCCGCGTTGTACTTGATGTTGGGCATGAGGTGACATGGGGTTGGCCAGTCGCGGCCTATCTTGTGACAAAAGGGCTTGGTGCCGGTGCTGGAATGGTCGCACCGTTTCTTGGAATGATGGGTGTTGTCGGTTTTACTCAGCAGTGGCTGCCTGAGATTGTTGGGCTTGTGTTTACCATTTTGACGCTCGGGCTACTTGTTGAGGATCTCGCCAGGCCGTGGCGGGTTTATCGCATGCTGACGCGTCCCAATTGGTCGAGTTGGTTGGTCAAGGGTGGTGTAGTCTTATCCGCCTATGTTGCACTGTTGGTCGCAAGTTTGGTACTGCGGTTGGTGGACATGGAACAGGCAGCTGATGTGATTCGCTGGCTCAACCTCCCAGTAGCGTTCTGCGCTGCTGGCTATACGGCACTTCTTTTTCGTCAATGCAAAGGCCGAGATCTCTGGGAAGGTCGTTGGCTACTTCCTCATTTACTGTTTCAGGCTGGACTCTGCGGCGCTGTCATTTTGCTAGCGTTTTCGGACAATAGTTGGCTTGTTGTCATTACGATTGTGTGTGCCATAGGACATCTATTCTTTGCCTTAATAGAAGGGTTCGGGTCACATCCCACCGAGAATGCTAAGCAAGCGGCTGGTTTTTTAGTTTCCTTATCAATCGGACCGTTCAAACTTTTCCGCGATGGACTCCTGCTCTGTGTCATTGGTGGTGTGCTTCTTTCAATATTTCTTCCTGTGGTGGCATGGATCCCCGTGCTACTCGGCCTATTGATGTATGAGCACACCTATATTCGTGCAGGCCAGATGCCGCCGCTCTCTTAA